The following DNA comes from Solanum stenotomum isolate F172 chromosome 11, ASM1918654v1, whole genome shotgun sequence.
attatatatatattcactttAGTTATGTATCAAAGAAAAGATATACAACAAATATAAAGTAAATTTAGACATGGTATATAATCCTATACATACCTTCATAGTTAACTAGTATGTAATTAAGTGAAGGATACTAAGggaaataaatcaaaatcaattcaATGTGTATGTAGAAGTCTAAATATAAATTAGatgaaattcaataatttttgctataaagtatatttattttaaaattttatcaaatatgtttatgtatttctttagaaTTCAATTATTAGCGTTTGAAATAATCGAtccttttaaaatttgaaacttatGAAGTTTAAATTcttataaaaaaacatttttatttgacaaacaattttacctttttatccctcgtattttttttctaattccaACAATACCCTCAGAGGACAAAACCCCTAAATTCTTCCTCTCTTCCTTCGTCTTCCTTCTTCTCCATCTCTGCACCTCTCTCCGATTTCAGTGGCATTTCGACAGTAACGGTAAGCTCTTTCCCCATAATTTTGAAGCATTAGAACCTCACAATCTCttaatttcatgcattttgcgATTTCAGTAGCAGTTGCATATTAGTACATTTTTGCTCATTTACTTATTTGCTTTTGTTTCTATGCTTTCAATCTCCATATAGACAAATGTCTCgcatttttttatgtttttttggaATGAGTCgttgttttgaatgaattgttgcATAAAAATCAGATGTTCACAGATACTTTCACGGCTGTGTTGTTTTTCTGCTGCTGCTTGTTAGAAGGAAGGTGTGTTTGAGCATTCAGCTTATACATGTTTGATTGCTTAGCTCACCTAGAGCTAAAGCTGATAAGGTCTAGAACTTTTTTTTTGATCACCATGGTGTTCGATCCAGTTTTcacgcacctcgactaattctaCTGGATACCTttcacctcccaccagcaataGTTACCAgataactctgtccaccaagacTAGGACAGAtaggaagaatcacctagtgttttttgtctCCTCTGAGGTCTAGAACATCTTTTCTACTAATGTTGTTAGATTCCAagatattttttggtgattttaaAATCTGGTAATATGTGTTATGTTTCTTTTGGTCTCACAATAATCAGACTATGTTTCCAACACATTATACATTGGTTTCAGTCCTTTTCCTCAGTTGCTGCAAAATAGTTTCATTTTGTTATCTAACTCGATGTATCCTGTTCCCTGATAGGATTAGCTTTACTGATCACACATAGTTGAGTGTAGTAATTTTGGTCATAATGATTTAAGGAAAAGTAAACAGCAGCAGAATTATGATTAAACTGCAggttttatgattttcatgataTGAGTAGAACTGAATCGATTACTGGTTGTTCCCTTGTAGTTAAAGAGTAAATCTAGATCCAAGGAAGGTTATTCTGGGCTAGCTTCTTTGTTGAATCCTGTATCTTTGGGTTTTGCTTGTGCCAACATCTACTCCTTAAAATAATCACAATATTCTTGTTCCGGTTTCCCACAAAGTTCCTCTAAAAAATTAACCACTGTTAACGTTCAACAACTTAATTGTGGTGTGTACGACTAATTATTTCTAATCAGTTCTATGCCCTACCCCAAAAAATTCTGTATATTTGTAATGTGCGGAGGAGAAAAATCACAGTGACTGATTCACTAGATGGAAAAAGTTGGTCTAGTGGTCTTTCCTCTGTGAATatccttctttttttcaacttttttcagTGCCAAACAAATATGTCAGAGGAAGTGATGCACTAACAGGAAAGAAAATAATCACTTACTGTCATGTAAAACCATTTAAACTTATGCCAGGGTGGCAGATTCTTTGTTAGCTAGTGCAACTTCCCAAAACAGTGACACCACAAACATGGGATTTAAATTGTTAGTGTTATGTAGTATATTATGTGAGTGCTAATTTGAGAAGTTGATTTATAAGAAAATACCATTACCAGTTCAAATTAGTTATACAAGTTTATCTACTTCTATCAAATGCAAATTGTATGGTTGATACTTACTGTGAGTTTTCTCTTATTTCCTTTCAACTTTTTACCAAATGAAATTGGATCAAGTGTCTCTTGGTACTTACTAATTCTAGCATTATCATTGAACTTTGATAAGCTGACTATGAGCACTTAGCACTTAAACACTGCTTAAATTCAGCCAATTCAAATGGGCTCTAGGCCTTTTAATGAACACGACACAAGGGGAATTATAGAAAAAGATGAGAGTACTTTATAGTCTAAAAAACCTGCAATCTTTTTCAACTGCCACATCTGTCCTCTGTACTAACCAGCTGTTACCAGGCTATCTTAGATAGTTAGCATGTTTTGGTGCTTTAGGCCTTGGTACATCTTGAATGGCAAACTGAAAATGCTGATTTAATTCCAAATTGTCCTCATTATGTTCAACCAATCCCATTTCTGTCCTGTAATTAAACTCATTTATATCGCTGCAAACCTTTTGGTTTTCCCAATGGATTAATTATCTCTTTGTTTTTACATCTGTGAGTTTTCTTGCTTTATCTTTTTGACCTGACGAGGACCCCAACCATCTTCTTGACCCGACTGTGGCTTCTATAGAAGTAGCAATACACAACTATTAATGTTCAAAATGATATATCAAGGATCAAAATAAACTTACCCCTGCACTCTAAGAACTATATAAAccctttttctcaaaaagaaaaagaaaagagaagaacaTTTATGTGATCttagaaaggagaagaaaaaagaaaaagaaaattctctttccctttctctaaaaaaattagGATGTTAGAGCATATGAAGTACTAACACTTTGTGTTGATCTAATGAGAATTGCAGGGAATTGTGAATCTCTGAATATATTGATTGTGACTTAAGGAGAGGAACAATAGCAACACAGTCACGTTAATCTATCAAATGAACGAACTTTTGAAGAATCCAATATTTGCAACGCATGCAGTTGTTGCTGCAGGATCTGCTACATTAGCCACTGCTATCAGTTACCCTCTAGATAGCCTTAAGGTCCTTGTACAGGTGCGGAAATTGCTGATAACCATGAACATTCACTTAAATGTATTATCTTACACTGAGGGCAGCATCTTTAATGTCTTCTTGTGCTGTGGTTGTATGTTCTGTGGAATGGAATGCAGGTGGGATCAGGTAGCAGTAAACAACTCACTGGTGCTGATGTCCTCAATAGGGTTAGAACTTTGTCAGGAAGTTCAGGTGACTCGATCAGCTATTTTTGTTTTATGGTAACTAAAAGTGATGCTACTCTGCTCTCTCATTTTGCCTCGTGATAAAAATTATTCGGATGATGtgtcaattttttattaatgcttttatgagaaaatacaTGCATTATAGGTCTAGTAAAAGGCTGATGAAACAACTTCATAAATTTCTCGTATAGACTGCTGTTTATATGGTCATCTTTCTTAAATGTTAATgttctttttatcattttatgaaCATTGAAGGATTGTATAGTGGTGTGGGGTGGTTGACACTTGGAAGATCATTGGGTTTGGGAGCTCGCTTTGGCGTTTATGAAATAATAACAGCTTTTTACAAAGGTATGATTTCTTCAGTCTAACTGTTTTTTAACCTTTTTGCCAGTTTCCTGACCAGAAAATCCAAACCTAGACCAAACAGGATTTGCATGATTATGTTGGTTTAGACTTTAGATGCTTGTCTTGTAAACGGAAATTCCGGAGCATTCACTCCGTTAAAGACAACATATGTGAAAGGATCACCTGAAATAAGAGATACAATATTTTAAGAAAGGTCAATAGTTCTccaaacagcctctctacctctacgaggtagtggcaaggtctgcgtacaatttaccctccccagaccccacctagtgggatctcactgggcatgttgttgttgttgttgttgtcaatAGTTCTCCATTTTGAAGCCACTTTACCATATTTCAATACAAAGGGTTTTAATAAATTCCCAACCTCAGTTCGTGTTGGACCATATCTTGAACTGTTTCTGATAGCTTCTCTATGTCAACAGACAAGAGTAAGAAAAACCATTGTTTTTGGAGTTAAACCATTATTTTCTCAACTGTACGATTAGGATTCTGAAATTTAGAGCCTTTTCTATCAATAagatattcacatatttttgtgtatatatgttGTGTTATAGTTATAAAAAAGAGTTGAACAATATGCCAAATTGAATGAAGAATCGGTCAATTTGGCCATCCATAACTGAACAAGATCAACTGGGACGAAAGAAGAATGTCTTATTCAATGAAACTAGTAATAGCAGTGGAAAGAAGGGGATATTGGAATCATGCACTACCATATTATACAAatgaattgaatatttttttagtacACCTGCTTCTTTTCTCATTATTAGAGGTTTGGGTGGTAACATATTGTGTTTGTATCTGTAATCAGATGGTCGAGAAGACAAGTATGTCTATGCCTCTGAGGCTCTGTTGGCAGGAATTGCTTCTGGAGCAGTGGAATCACTTGTAAGTTCTCCATTTGAACTTATTAAACTCCGTGCTCAGGTTACTTCTGCCTCCCGAATTCCCAGCTCCACATCAGTTGTCGAAAAGGCCGTCGTTTCACCTTTAATGGCAAAGTTGCTACCGGGATATTCCCAGGACATTAGGGTATTGAACAACACAGTTGGTCTTTTGACCACCCTGCCCACCAAGCATCCCAATTTGGTTACTGCCCTGAAAGATTATCCATGGATGATGACAGGGTCTGGCAGACCCCCATCTGTCTCTGATGTTAAGAGGCCATTAGAGATCATAGCTTTGGAAGGATGGGGTGCTTTCTGGAGAGGTATGAGAGCTGGACTTGCTCGAGATTGTGTGTTTGGTGGTATATTCTTTTCAACGTGGCAAATCCTACATCAAGCAATGCTTGAATGGAAAGCAGTTGGGATGAATCCCCCACCTAGGTATGCTTCAATTCTTATGTTAACTTGTTTAAAATGTTTGTTCTAGTCTTGGTTTTCAATTCTAGCGTTTGGATGTTTTCTCGACATGTTCCTTGGAGAagcatttcaaaatatttctaaaaataagttatttggAAAAGAGTTCATGTTTGGATGACTATATTTTCCTAGAAATGGTTTGGATGAGATGTTGTGACCTATTACTTTATGAAAGTCTCAATCAAACCTCACATTAAGAAATCTACCCCCATATTATAACTTTTGGAGAATATCCTTAAATCAACGTGCATTAGACTAACAAGGTTTTTGcaccatattaaaaataagtcaaaagtttttttaaaaaagtttattATGTTGAAAGGCTACCCCCATACCTCTTGTTTTTGGGGATAACAGTAGTTTCTGGGTCAGCTTGTGTGTACCTCAATTATTCTACCAGGTGCTAACTGAAACTAGATAACTCTGCCCAGCAACACTTAGACAGGAAGAGAAGcacttcactttttttttttgcctttattgaaatttgaataatgttttttctgtcctttttttttttttgaagaagagGTTTTTTCTGAATTTTCATGGTATTAGACCTCTTTATCGACTCTGATAAGATATTTTGGGTTTATGTCAGACATGAAATGGTGAATAAAGAATGTAACAATTATCTTTCAGGCTTGCTACTTTAACTTAATTGGATTAGCATTCTGTTGTTTTCAACTTGAGTTATGCTTGACAAATGGGTTCTCCCCTAGAATAAAATTTCTATATACCAAGTGTATTTTGTCACTTCATAGATAGACACATGCCCTACTCAGTTTGAAATAACTTTATCCTTCTTAACCATTACCTTGTTATCATTCAGATTTGATGAAGAAGTTGGTCCATTGTCTCCTTTAGCTGTTAGTCTTGCAGCTGGATTCTCTGGTTCACTTGCTGCTGCTGCTTCTCATTGTTTTGATACTGCCAAATCTCGTTCACAATGCATTGTGCTGCCCAAGGTATGTTGTCTTACCAGGGATTCAAATCTGTACTTCATTCCCTGTTTGATGTTTTTCTACATGAATATCCACTGAGATACCTTAATGCTCAAAGAAACCTTTGGTGGTCAATTCATGTAGTGAAACTGTGAAATATGGTACAAGTATTTGGGAGCTTTATTAGTTACAGTTACAACACGTATTTGTTAAGCTCATAAAATCTGTGAGTATTGGACTTATCGACCTTAGTTGGAACTGATCAATGGGGGGCACAATGTCAACAGTCAATCAATCAATTAACACCTCAATCCCAAACTACTTAAGGTTTGCTATATGAATCCCTTTTACCTGTTTCTGTCTTCTGAAGCCTGAAGTAATCTGTATTTAGTGGGTGTATAGCTTTTCTCAAGTGCTGCTGGTCTGACAGGATCTGTGCATGCATTCATTAGTTGATGTCAAACGTTTTTGTTTATAAGTGAATGCTTCAACGACTTTTGACCTGTTGTCCTCAGATTTTCTCAACATCTTAGATGTATAAAAAATGGGATTCTTGGTTGTTATTGTAATACTACGTAGAAACATTTGTGGTATTCTCTTTTCCATGGGCCTTATGGATTATCCTCTTTCCTTAATACTATTTATGTGCAGTTTGTATCCATGGAGAGGAGGTTTCTCAAATTTCAACTGCCCGGGAAGAGATTTGAGAGATGGACCGGGATCCATCCTGCAGATAGGAATGTCTTATATCGTGGCTTGGGATTGCGGATGGCACGGAGTGGAATTGCATCCTTTGTGGTTGTAGGTGGTTATCTTTTTGCAATTGACAGACTGCTCCCTAAGTGAAGGTAACAAGACCGCGGAGGCATTGAGGAACTAAGAAAATCGAAATACGATTagaaagaaacatttttttttctctagaaCAAGCTTGGAGACGACTATCACACATTAATGTTGGTTAAATGTTTGGCTTCGTCTTTGGCAGTCACTATTTagatattttgtagtttgtacAATTTGGCTGTTAAAGATGTGAATAACTAGTAATAAACCGAAGCGTTGCTTCTCATATGATTTCAACAATGTAGACGATTTATAGCAACATTTTGTAGTTTTACGATAGTGTTGGCTCAGATACTTT
Coding sequences within:
- the LOC125845145 gene encoding mitochondrial arginine transporter BAC2 — its product is MNELLKNPIFATHAVVAAGSATLATAISYPLDSLKVLVQVGSGSSKQLTGADVLNRVRTLSGSSGLYSGVGWLTLGRSLGLGARFGVYEIITAFYKDGREDKYVYASEALLAGIASGAVESLVSSPFELIKLRAQVTSASRIPSSTSVVEKAVVSPLMAKLLPGYSQDIRVLNNTVGLLTTLPTKHPNLVTALKDYPWMMTGSGRPPSVSDVKRPLEIIALEGWGAFWRGMRAGLARDCVFGGIFFSTWQILHQAMLEWKAVGMNPPPRFDEEVGPLSPLAVSLAAGFSGSLAAAASHCFDTAKSRSQCIVLPKFVSMERRFLKFQLPGKRFERWTGIHPADRNVLYRGLGLRMARSGIASFVVVGGYLFAIDRLLPK